In the genome of Haloarcula limicola, one region contains:
- a CDS encoding metal ABC transporter ATP-binding protein encodes MSTQDTDSVTAADTDERATTETDTDTPSSNPVVDLTDVTFGYTATPVVEDISLEIYPGEYVAIVGPNGSGKSTLMQLMLGLLEPDTGTAHLFGEHANRFDDGERIGYVAQQANAAKEMPITVREVVKMGRFPHIGFGRLSSEDWTIVDDALTTVGMSAFADRRVTQLSGGQRQRAFIARALASEAELLVLDEPTVGVDAESVDAFYELLATLNAEGITVLLIEHDLGAIVEHADRAVCLNREVYFDGPTGEFVDSDALARAFGTEAGFLTGANR; translated from the coding sequence ATGAGTACACAGGATACCGATTCCGTAACGGCAGCTGATACAGACGAGCGGGCGACTACCGAGACGGATACGGATACACCGTCGAGCAATCCAGTTGTCGACCTCACGGACGTTACCTTCGGCTATACAGCGACGCCCGTGGTCGAAGATATCTCACTAGAAATCTACCCGGGTGAGTACGTTGCCATTGTGGGGCCAAACGGCTCCGGGAAGTCGACGCTAATGCAGCTGATGTTGGGACTGCTCGAGCCAGACACTGGGACGGCACATCTGTTCGGCGAACATGCTAACCGGTTCGACGACGGGGAGCGAATCGGCTACGTCGCCCAGCAGGCTAACGCCGCGAAGGAAATGCCGATCACTGTCCGCGAGGTAGTGAAGATGGGTCGGTTCCCACACATCGGGTTTGGACGCCTGTCGAGTGAGGACTGGACCATCGTCGACGACGCGCTCACGACCGTCGGGATGAGTGCATTCGCTGACCGGCGCGTCACACAGCTGTCGGGTGGCCAACGCCAGCGCGCATTCATCGCACGGGCACTGGCAAGCGAGGCCGAGCTGCTCGTACTTGATGAGCCGACTGTCGGCGTCGACGCCGAGTCGGTCGACGCCTTCTACGAGTTACTGGCGACGCTCAACGCGGAGGGTATCACTGTCCTCCTTATCGAGCACGATCTCGGAGCGATTGTCGAGCACGCCGACCGCGCTGTCTGCCTGAATCGCGAGGTCTACTTCGACGGCCCGACCGGCGAATTCGTCGACAGCGACGCGCTGGCTCGGGCGTTTGGGACCGAGGCAGGGTTTCTCACGGGGGCAAACAGATGA
- a CDS encoding TVP38/TMEM64 family protein, with translation MRVFSSRAALWRGVVGLVFLTIAFVAAYLGARQYAPFIFDAQALREWISQFGVFAPLVFVLLQALQVIVAPIPGQILALVAGYLFGPVAGTVYSLAGVLLGSAVAFSLAKRFGRPLVERLLHEDVMTRFDGFVDRVGIPGLLAFVLIPGLPDDAICFLSGLTTWRLRTFLAVIIVGRFPAYVITVYAGGELANGQVTSALVLISAVILFSVIGYQKQDAIRELIQQMRS, from the coding sequence ATGCGTGTCTTCTCCTCTAGAGCTGCTCTCTGGCGCGGAGTAGTGGGACTCGTCTTTTTGACTATTGCATTCGTGGCTGCATATCTTGGTGCTCGTCAGTACGCACCGTTTATTTTCGACGCTCAGGCACTCCGTGAGTGGATTAGTCAATTTGGTGTTTTCGCGCCACTCGTCTTCGTCCTTCTCCAAGCCCTCCAGGTCATCGTCGCTCCGATACCTGGACAAATCCTCGCACTCGTCGCTGGATACCTGTTTGGCCCGGTTGCGGGAACCGTATACAGTCTTGCCGGTGTGTTGCTGGGAAGTGCAGTCGCGTTCAGCCTCGCCAAGCGGTTTGGGCGACCGCTGGTCGAACGTCTGCTCCACGAAGATGTGATGACCCGCTTCGATGGGTTCGTCGATCGAGTTGGCATCCCAGGACTACTAGCATTCGTGCTCATTCCTGGGCTCCCGGACGACGCGATTTGTTTTCTGAGTGGCCTTACGACGTGGCGACTCCGGACGTTTCTCGCCGTTATTATCGTCGGTCGTTTCCCGGCGTACGTTATCACCGTCTACGCTGGCGGGGAGTTAGCCAATGGGCAGGTCACCTCGGCACTGGTGCTTATCAGCGCTGTCATCCTTTTTTCTGTGATCGGGTACCAGAAGCAGGATGCAATTCGAGAACTGATTCAGCAGATGAGGTCCTAA
- a CDS encoding metal ABC transporter permease yields MSVGVPATLLPSVLAVGVDLSLVVPLQGGLGAIGDLIFGVLLWFLEQWYWLMDWVYYFTGLEMLNPRYRFMHRALLVGLCVGVMAPLIGTFLVHRQLALIGDALAHTGFAGVAIGLFLNAVIDLGVSPYLTAVVVAMIAALFIELISEATDAYNDVSMAIVLSTGFALGTTLISLNAGGLAVGVNQFLFGNLSTVSPQSAAILLVLFAVIVGTVAVTRNQLLYVTFDETAAAVSGISVNWYNRVMVMLTAMVVVGAMQIMGVILVAAMLVVPVAGATQVSRSFSESLVVSVVLAELAVLLGIAVAYYGGVTAGGVIVLVAVGIYICAVALGKVQSARREQDTPDMGSIEGNNTEMGTGMGDD; encoded by the coding sequence ATGAGCGTGGGCGTCCCAGCCACTCTTCTGCCAAGTGTCCTCGCCGTGGGTGTGGACCTATCGCTAGTCGTCCCGCTGCAGGGCGGACTCGGCGCCATCGGCGACCTGATCTTCGGTGTCCTTCTGTGGTTCTTGGAGCAGTGGTACTGGTTGATGGACTGGGTGTACTATTTCACGGGTCTCGAGATGCTGAACCCGCGCTACCGGTTTATGCACCGGGCGCTGCTCGTCGGACTCTGCGTCGGCGTGATGGCGCCGCTTATCGGGACGTTTCTCGTCCACCGACAACTTGCACTCATCGGCGATGCGCTGGCCCACACCGGATTTGCCGGAGTCGCCATTGGACTATTCCTGAACGCCGTCATCGACCTGGGGGTCTCGCCCTACCTCACCGCCGTCGTTGTGGCGATGATTGCCGCGCTATTCATCGAGCTCATTTCTGAGGCCACGGATGCCTATAACGATGTCTCGATGGCGATCGTCTTATCGACAGGCTTCGCGTTGGGGACGACGCTTATCAGCCTTAACGCAGGGGGCCTCGCCGTCGGCGTCAACCAATTCCTCTTTGGCAACCTCTCGACGGTGTCACCGCAAAGCGCAGCAATCCTCCTGGTGCTGTTCGCCGTCATCGTCGGGACAGTAGCCGTGACGCGCAACCAACTCCTGTACGTCACCTTCGACGAGACCGCGGCCGCAGTTTCTGGCATCTCTGTCAACTGGTACAATCGAGTGATGGTCATGCTGACGGCGATGGTCGTCGTCGGCGCAATGCAGATCATGGGGGTCATCCTCGTCGCGGCGATGCTCGTGGTTCCAGTCGCTGGCGCAACCCAGGTGTCCCGAAGTTTCTCCGAATCGCTTGTTGTCTCGGTCGTCCTCGCGGAACTCGCAGTGTTACTGGGGATCGCCGTCGCCTACTACGGCGGCGTCACGGCCGGTGGCGTCATCGTCCTCGTCGCCGTGGGCATCTACATCTGTGCCGTCGCGCTGGGGAAGGTTCAGTCCGCTCGTCGTGAACAGGACACACCTGATATGGGTAGCATCGAGGGCAATAATACTGAGATGGGCACCGGAATGGGGGATGACTGA
- a CDS encoding antitoxin VapB family protein, whose product MGTKTIGVRDDVYERLKARKREGESFTDLMDRLLDESPGDWRDGFGGLESDAAAALERIAAESRTQTSSGLATRQQDALEELADAMETESESTCGDQDRDE is encoded by the coding sequence ATGGGGACGAAAACCATCGGCGTTCGAGACGACGTGTATGAGCGCCTGAAAGCCAGAAAGCGCGAGGGTGAGAGTTTCACGGACCTGATGGACAGGCTGTTAGACGAATCGCCGGGCGACTGGCGCGACGGGTTTGGGGGACTAGAATCAGACGCGGCAGCGGCTCTCGAACGCATCGCCGCCGAGTCTCGCACGCAGACGAGTAGCGGCCTCGCAACACGCCAGCAAGACGCACTCGAAGAACTCGCTGATGCGATGGAGACGGAGTCAGAGTCTACGTGCGGGGACCAGGACCGGGACGAATGA
- a CDS encoding universal stress protein: protein MYDEILVPTDGSSGMEQVTEQALGIVERSGGRVHSLYVVDERAYMSVPDDARDQVNSALENDGYDATRAVAEQVTEAECEAVQEVRWGDPAVVIITYAMENDIDLIVMGTRGKTGFERYLLGSVAEKVVRLSPIPVLTVHIGDQEALTEEIEELIGLDR, encoded by the coding sequence ATGTACGACGAAATCCTAGTTCCGACAGATGGAAGCAGCGGGATGGAGCAGGTCACAGAGCAGGCACTTGGTATTGTGGAGAGATCTGGAGGGCGGGTGCACTCACTCTATGTTGTGGACGAGCGGGCATATATGTCAGTCCCTGACGATGCACGAGACCAAGTGAACTCGGCATTGGAAAACGACGGGTATGATGCCACGCGGGCAGTTGCAGAACAGGTTACCGAGGCGGAGTGTGAGGCTGTCCAAGAAGTGCGGTGGGGCGACCCCGCCGTTGTCATCATTACCTACGCGATGGAGAACGATATCGATCTCATTGTGATGGGGACTCGCGGGAAGACCGGGTTTGAACGCTATCTACTCGGAAGTGTGGCAGAGAAAGTAGTCCGCCTCTCACCGATCCCCGTTCTGACCGTGCATATCGGCGACCAAGAGGCACTGACGGAGGAAATTGAGGAACTGATTGGTCTTGATCGGTGA
- a CDS encoding YdhR family protein, translating into MEIVFITYESALAVDEIDSLFRERAERYRAMDGLLQKFYLRDEKNGRVGGIYVFESAASADALFESDIHASLREAYKVRDIDIARYQVMFPLYESADFPESP; encoded by the coding sequence ATGGAAATCGTATTCATCACGTACGAATCAGCGTTGGCGGTTGACGAGATCGACTCGCTGTTCCGAGAACGCGCCGAGCGGTATCGTGCGATGGATGGGTTGCTCCAGAAGTTCTATCTCCGCGATGAGAAGAATGGACGGGTCGGTGGGATCTACGTTTTCGAGTCCGCGGCGTCTGCAGATGCGCTATTCGAGTCAGACATTCATGCTAGCCTGAGAGAAGCATACAAGGTACGGGACATCGACATCGCACGGTATCAGGTGATGTTCCCCCTCTACGAGTCCGCAGATTTTCCTGAGTCACCCTAG
- a CDS encoding metal-dependent transcriptional regulator: MLSAVMEDYIKAIYTIERDSDGRVSTSALADHLEVTAPTVTSMLKKLEERGLADREEYKGVRLTEEGKLVALEILRHHRLLEAFLTDQLDYDWADVHDEADRLEHHVSEELTNRIAEALGNPPVDPHGDPIPDANLSVPTESDTIRLADANEGKRVTVRRIRHQGDAELRYLADAGVRPEVELTIVDVAPFGMITVETPAGEQSLPEDISQLIEVVPVAAADGVEM, from the coding sequence ATGCTGAGCGCGGTCATGGAGGACTACATCAAGGCGATTTATACCATCGAGAGGGATAGCGATGGGCGAGTGTCGACCTCCGCGCTTGCCGACCATCTCGAGGTCACCGCACCGACCGTCACCTCCATGCTGAAAAAGCTCGAAGAACGCGGCCTGGCCGACCGTGAGGAGTACAAAGGTGTACGGCTCACGGAAGAGGGCAAACTCGTCGCTCTCGAGATCCTCCGGCACCATCGTCTTCTCGAAGCGTTCTTGACCGACCAACTCGATTATGACTGGGCTGACGTCCATGACGAGGCCGACAGACTCGAACACCACGTCTCCGAGGAGTTGACCAACCGCATTGCCGAGGCCCTAGGTAACCCCCCAGTTGACCCGCACGGCGATCCGATTCCCGACGCCAACCTATCCGTTCCCACGGAGAGCGACACCATTCGTCTTGCCGACGCTAACGAGGGCAAGCGTGTAACTGTCCGGCGAATCCGCCACCAAGGTGACGCGGAATTGCGTTACCTCGCAGATGCCGGCGTTCGACCGGAGGTCGAGCTCACAATAGTTGATGTCGCGCCATTCGGGATGATCACCGTCGAGACACCAGCAGGCGAGCAGAGCCTCCCGGAAGACATTTCACAACTCATCGAGGTTGTTCCAGTGGCCGCCGCAGACGGCGTCGAGATGTAG
- a CDS encoding metal ABC transporter substrate-binding protein — MTRRDALRAGGAAVLGGLAGCTALPSAPIQAGSDSDEGSDDPVVVASFFSFFDFGRQIADGTPLTVENLVPTGLHGHGWEPNASITQRIIEADAFIHVGEDFQPWADRAIRTIKGDDVDTALINARQGIELVDLATSLDREEEGVGAQRGQDPHFWLDPRRAKASVDNIATGFAEIVPEHAETFRENAETYKSEVLASIDADYQAIFDRAQRDIVQLAAHNAFQYIGVRYGVRMRPLVTNLAASGDVKPADIQEAATVIRENDIRYIANGIFESQRPAQQLVRETNVEAYFPVTPYAGVREEWVEENWGYEEIAYNINMPTFEIVLGNKTPADATPREGWIEQWRNFEPI; from the coding sequence ATGACGCGACGAGACGCGCTACGCGCTGGCGGTGCAGCGGTGCTGGGGGGGTTGGCTGGGTGCACGGCGCTGCCGAGCGCACCGATACAGGCTGGAAGTGATAGTGACGAGGGAAGCGACGATCCGGTCGTCGTGGCCTCGTTCTTCAGTTTCTTCGACTTCGGCCGGCAGATCGCTGATGGAACCCCACTGACGGTGGAAAATCTCGTGCCAACGGGGTTGCACGGCCACGGTTGGGAGCCCAATGCCAGTATCACACAGCGCATCATTGAGGCGGACGCGTTCATCCACGTCGGGGAGGACTTCCAGCCCTGGGCCGACCGCGCCATCCGGACAATCAAGGGTGACGACGTGGACACAGCCCTAATTAACGCCCGGCAAGGCATCGAGCTGGTAGACTTAGCCACGTCCCTTGACCGCGAGGAGGAAGGTGTCGGCGCTCAGCGCGGCCAGGATCCACACTTTTGGCTGGATCCTCGGCGCGCAAAGGCGTCTGTCGACAACATCGCGACCGGGTTCGCTGAGATCGTTCCGGAGCATGCTGAGACCTTTCGTGAAAATGCCGAGACGTACAAGTCCGAGGTTCTTGCCAGCATAGACGCGGACTATCAGGCAATCTTCGACCGAGCTCAACGCGACATCGTCCAGCTGGCCGCGCACAACGCGTTCCAATACATTGGCGTGCGCTACGGCGTACGGATGCGACCGTTAGTGACGAACCTCGCGGCGAGCGGCGACGTCAAGCCCGCCGACATTCAGGAGGCGGCGACGGTCATCCGCGAGAACGATATTCGGTATATCGCCAACGGTATCTTTGAGTCCCAGCGCCCGGCCCAGCAGCTCGTCCGCGAGACGAATGTCGAGGCGTACTTCCCCGTGACACCATACGCCGGCGTCCGCGAGGAGTGGGTCGAGGAGAACTGGGGCTACGAGGAGATAGCGTACAACATCAACATGCCCACGTTTGAGATCGTCCTCGGGAACAAGACACCTGCGGACGCCACTCCGCGGGAGGGGTGGATCGAGCAGTGGCGAAACTTCGAACCAATATGA
- a CDS encoding HalOD1 output domain-containing protein encodes MSAQNPLRDQTTGIKLKELDDGRYAVDLERYSDQPLSTLIICSVAAAVGKDPVTLTPLRNTINPEALEAVAESATDGILSFNYSGCRVSVKCGSNIYIQPESDATTT; translated from the coding sequence ATGAGCGCACAGAACCCATTACGGGACCAGACTACTGGGATTAAACTCAAGGAGCTCGACGATGGGCGGTACGCAGTAGATCTGGAACGCTATTCGGACCAGCCACTCAGTACACTAATTATTTGTTCCGTCGCGGCTGCCGTTGGTAAGGACCCGGTCACTCTCACTCCGCTTCGTAATACCATCAATCCCGAAGCACTTGAGGCGGTTGCTGAGTCAGCCACTGATGGCATTCTTTCGTTTAATTACAGTGGCTGCCGGGTCTCGGTCAAGTGTGGCAGCAATATCTACATTCAGCCCGAATCTGATGCTACCACTACCTAA
- a CDS encoding AMP-binding protein produces MDGIDVHRYETLLDSHDGEFDRPSPSPEAIAGHFYTGGTTGEPKGVLYTHRCLVENLQAHLLEFGFAGDDVGLLTTPLSHSAGTFCLAALLGGGKVLIRDQFDPDEAAEIIEHAGVTWTFLVPTMIYRLLDADSLAAVNHSSLTRIIYGAAPMRTDRLKEGIERIGPVFHQFYGQTEVPNLITTFPPAEHAQAAEAGDLARLQSAGTPCLRATVEVRDADTDDPLPPGETGEIAVAAPYAFEEYFGRPETTAETRRDGWVYTGDIGRLDDAGYLTLVDRSSDVIVTGGMNVYGRSVEQVLREHPDVAEAIVVGVPDEEWGEAVHAVLVPAETTIDRESVETVADERLAPYKKPKSYEIIESLPTTNLGKIDRSKIRERYWDDEARSIH; encoded by the coding sequence ATGGACGGCATCGATGTCCACCGATACGAAACCCTCCTTGACAGTCACGACGGCGAGTTCGATCGTCCCTCTCCCTCCCCGGAAGCCATCGCCGGCCACTTCTACACCGGCGGGACAACGGGCGAACCGAAGGGGGTTCTATACACCCATCGATGCCTCGTGGAGAATCTCCAGGCGCATCTGCTCGAGTTCGGATTCGCGGGAGACGATGTCGGGCTGTTGACGACACCACTGTCGCACTCGGCCGGAACGTTCTGTCTGGCGGCGCTTCTCGGGGGTGGCAAAGTGCTGATCCGGGACCAGTTCGATCCGGACGAAGCGGCCGAGATTATCGAGCACGCCGGCGTGACGTGGACATTTCTCGTCCCGACGATGATCTATCGCTTGCTCGACGCAGATAGCCTCGCGGCCGTCAACCACTCATCGCTCACCCGAATTATCTACGGTGCCGCGCCAATGCGGACCGACCGGCTCAAAGAGGGTATCGAGCGAATTGGGCCTGTCTTTCACCAGTTCTACGGACAGACAGAAGTCCCGAACCTCATCACGACGTTTCCGCCGGCAGAACATGCCCAGGCTGCTGAGGCAGGCGACCTCGCCCGTCTGCAGTCCGCCGGGACGCCTTGCCTCCGAGCGACTGTCGAGGTCCGCGACGCGGACACGGATGACCCGCTCCCGCCCGGCGAAACTGGAGAGATTGCCGTCGCCGCGCCGTACGCGTTCGAGGAGTACTTTGGTCGGCCTGAGACGACAGCCGAGACCCGTCGCGATGGCTGGGTGTATACCGGTGATATTGGCAGACTCGACGACGCGGGCTACCTCACATTAGTCGATCGGAGTAGTGACGTCATCGTCACCGGCGGCATGAACGTCTACGGCCGGTCCGTCGAACAGGTCCTGCGGGAGCATCCAGACGTCGCAGAGGCTATCGTCGTCGGTGTTCCAGACGAGGAGTGGGGCGAGGCCGTCCATGCCGTGCTGGTGCCAGCGGAAACGACGATCGACCGCGAGAGTGTCGAGACAGTGGCCGACGAGCGGTTGGCGCCGTACAAGAAACCGAAGTCCTATGAGATCATCGAGTCGCTCCCGACGACTAATCTCGGTAAGATCGACCGAAGCAAAATCAGGGAGCGATATTGGGACGACGAGGCGCGCTCGATTCACTAA
- a CDS encoding type II toxin-antitoxin system VapC family toxin: protein MKLLDTTFLIHYWAGRMSIEEYLAAHDDHEFVTTTLNMKELAVGRAIQGKLSPTELRAKFEWTTIIPFEFDHAVVAGELEAGLRQDDELKQDTINALTGDLLIAAVAKELGATVVTQNTADFEAFDGVPVESY, encoded by the coding sequence ATGAAACTCCTCGATACGACCTTTCTCATTCACTATTGGGCCGGCCGGATGTCGATCGAGGAATATCTGGCGGCCCACGACGACCACGAGTTCGTGACGACGACATTGAATATGAAGGAACTCGCGGTTGGGCGGGCGATACAGGGGAAGCTCAGCCCGACTGAACTGCGCGCAAAGTTCGAGTGGACGACCATCATCCCCTTCGAGTTCGATCACGCCGTCGTCGCCGGAGAGCTAGAGGCGGGCTTACGCCAAGACGACGAGTTGAAGCAAGACACAATCAATGCCCTTACCGGCGATCTTCTGATCGCAGCCGTCGCGAAAGAACTCGGAGCGACTGTCGTGACACAGAATACGGCTGATTTCGAGGCGTTCGACGGCGTGCCTGTCGAATCGTATTGA